The Thermoanaerobaculia bacterium sequence TGAGGTTGTGCCGGGCGCAGGGAACTTGGATAGACGCGTTCGGGTGTGCCGTCCTGCGGGTCAGGCGCACCCAAGGAGTACGTTGAGCCCTCGGGCGGCTCGCACGGACGCGTATAACGGCGCGCGTCGTTGGATGGCGACGGTGAAGCGGGGCCAGACGCGAGCGAGACGCGCGCTCACAGACCGCCGGACCCGGAGGCGTGCCCGTGGCGTACGTTGGAGGGTACGGCGGTCGAGGACGCGGGTATTCGCTCGATGTATGGTCCCCGCCAGCTACGGCAGCGCGAGCAAATAGTCCGCCATGTCGTTCAAGTCCCGCGCCGGCAGGTCGTCGTAGGGCGGCATCTTCGAATGCGGCGAGAGCTCCTGCGGATCGCGGAAATGCGCCAGGATCCAGGCGCGCGTTCGCCGCTCGGCGACGTGCTTCAACTCGATTCCCTTCGGGTTGCCGTCGCCGTTGACCAGATGGCACTCGAGGCATTTCTTCGTGGCGATGAGCCGCCCCCCGCGCGCGATCGAGGGGGCGACCATCGAGAGATCGTAGTTCTTCAGGTCGGCGGACACGAAGGCGAGCGGCGGGGGAGGCGGCTCGGTCGCGGGAAGACTCCGTGGCGGCTCTTCGATGACGGCGATGCCCGTGAGGAAGACCGCCGCGGCCGCGATGCCGGAGCCCGCGGCGATCCATCCGCGCCGCGAGCGCGGCCGCCGCGTCCCCGACCGGTCGAGGAGCGGCATCGCGAAGAGGAAGACGGCGATCGCCGCGGGGACTCCCACCGTTCCCAGGATCGCCGCGCGGCCCTTGAAGTAGTGGAGGAGCTGATAGAGGGGAAGGAAGTACCAGTCGGGCCGCGGCACGTACGCGGTGTCGGTCGGGTCGGCCGTCGCCTCGAGCGGCGCGGGAAGGAAATGCGCGAGGAGCAGGAGTGCCGCGAGGACGGCAAGCGCCGCCGCCGCATCCCGGGCCATCTGCTTCGGGAAGAACGGCTCGCGCGGAGAGTCGTCGCACGGGATGCCCGCATGCCCGTGCCGGCGAAGGAGCGCGAGATGAACGGCGACGAGGGCGATCGCCGCCAGCGGAAGGAGCACGACGTGGATCGCGGCGAACCGGGAAAGGGCGGCTGCGCCCACCCCGTCGCCGCCGGTGAGGAACCGGGCGGCGGCGGGTCCGACGACCGGCGGCTGCGAGGCGATGCGGACGCCGACGACCGTGGCCCAGTATCCCTTCTGGTCCCACGGGAGGAGGTACCCCGTGAACGCAAAGGCGAATACGGTCGCGAGCAACAGGAGGCCGATCCACCAGTTCTCCTGTCGCGGCCGCTTGTAGGCGCCGTGCCAGAAGACCCGGGCGAGATGGAGGAGGCAGAAGACGACGA is a genomic window containing:
- a CDS encoding cytochrome b N-terminal domain-containing protein translates to MSRFGEGFDERTGLLTAWKRFGEKPTPARGGWWFTLGSIALAILAIQFVTGFLLASAYAPTPDHARASVSWIERRVPGGALARGLHHWGASAIVVFCLLHLARVFWHGAYKRPRQENWWIGLLLLATVFAFAFTGYLLPWDQKGYWATVVGVRIASQPPVVGPAAARFLTGGDGVGAAALSRFAAIHVVLLPLAAIALVAVHLALLRRHGHAGIPCDDSPREPFFPKQMARDAAAALAVLAALLLLAHFLPAPLEATADPTDTAYVPRPDWYFLPLYQLLHYFKGRAAILGTVGVPAAIAVFLFAMPLLDRSGTRRPRSRRGWIAAGSGIAAAAVFLTGIAVIEEPPRSLPATEPPPPPLAFVSADLKNYDLSMVAPSIARGGRLIATKKCLECHLVNGDGNPKGIELKHVAERRTRAWILAHFRDPQELSPHSKMPPYDDLPARDLNDMADYLLALP